The Prochlorococcus sp. MIT 0603 genome includes a region encoding these proteins:
- the rfbF gene encoding glucose-1-phosphate cytidylyltransferase, with protein sequence MKAVILAGGFGTRLSEETNIRPKPMVEIGEKPILWHILKSYSSYGINDFIICCGYKGNLIKQYFANYFLYTSDVTFYMEKNDIEIHHTKTEPWKITLVDTGIETMTGGRLARVSDYLDETFCFTYGDGVADINIKSLIDFHYQHGKKATLTAVKPPGRFGLINLDRNKVTDFIEKPKGDGSWINGGYFVLQKSVLELISGDKCTWEDYPLKTLARNGELLAYKHDGFWQPMDTMRDKHKLEDLWASDNPPWKVWE encoded by the coding sequence ATGAAAGCTGTAATACTAGCAGGTGGATTTGGAACACGTCTTTCTGAGGAAACTAATATTCGACCAAAACCAATGGTTGAAATTGGAGAAAAACCAATTTTATGGCATATACTCAAGTCATATAGTTCCTATGGAATAAATGATTTTATTATATGTTGTGGTTATAAAGGTAATTTAATTAAACAATATTTTGCAAATTATTTTTTGTATACAAGTGATGTTACATTTTATATGGAAAAGAATGATATTGAGATTCATCATACTAAGACAGAACCTTGGAAGATTACTTTAGTGGATACTGGAATAGAAACAATGACTGGGGGAAGATTAGCTAGAGTAAGTGATTATCTTGACGAAACATTTTGTTTTACATATGGAGATGGAGTTGCAGATATAAACATAAAATCTTTAATTGATTTCCATTATCAGCATGGTAAAAAAGCAACATTAACTGCTGTTAAACCACCAGGAAGATTTGGTTTGATTAACTTGGATAGAAACAAAGTAACTGATTTCATTGAAAAACCTAAAGGAGATGGTTCTTGGATCAATGGTGGGTATTTTGTACTTCAAAAGTCTGTACTTGAATTAATAAGCGGTGATAAATGTACTTGGGAGGACTATCCTTTGAAAACTTTGGCTAGAAATGGGGAATTGTTAGCTTATAAACATGATGGTTTTTGGCAACCAATGGATACAATGAGGGATAAACACAAGTTAGAAGATTTATGGGCTTCTGATAATCCACCATGGAAAGTATGGGAATGA
- a CDS encoding NUDIX domain-containing protein — protein MIAKEYLEDINLAGEIRLGVGIILYNHKGILLEQRRDCGKWGLIGGRVEVGEQVEESIIRETLEETSFRIHTNEIRMLGVFSNPLHKRIIKYPDNIFHAIDIIYYLRLVENREPIISHESLNLSFFQPEKLPIDIVPPAIIPLKQFIRSIY, from the coding sequence TTGATAGCCAAGGAATATCTCGAAGACATTAATCTTGCAGGAGAAATCCGTCTAGGAGTAGGTATAATTTTGTATAATCATAAGGGTATACTACTTGAGCAAAGAAGAGATTGTGGTAAATGGGGTCTTATAGGGGGTAGAGTTGAAGTGGGAGAACAAGTTGAGGAGTCTATCATTAGAGAAACTTTGGAAGAGACTTCATTTCGCATTCATACAAATGAGATAAGGATGTTAGGAGTTTTTTCTAACCCATTGCATAAACGTATAATTAAATACCCTGATAATATATTCCATGCAATTGACATAATCTACTATCTCAGGCTAGTGGAAAATAGAGAACCAATTATCAGTCATGAAAGTCTAAATCTATCTTTTTTCCAGCCAGAGAAACTGCCAATTGATATTGTTCCACCAGCTATTATTCCGCTTAAACAATTTATTAGAAGCATTTACTGA
- a CDS encoding NAD-dependent epimerase/dehydratase family protein, whose amino-acid sequence MKIIICGATGFIGRNLLEHFSRDQRNEIIAINFKRPPLDGFNNNVRWVNTDLRLAGSLKEYINNTDLFLQFAATTSGANDIKNRPYLHVTDNAVMNSHLLRESFESHVKHFIFPSCTVMLASLEKQKEEDWDESTQINPTYFGVGNTKIYIEKMCKFYSNLGMKTTVIRHSNVFGPYDKFDLNKSHVLGATIRKVINSPQKGELNVWGTGKARRDFIYIKDLISFIEKSYSNQTDSFGLYNCGMGESISINKLAELIIRLSGKDLDIFNDISKPDIPTALSLDCSKALEDLGWEIKSDFTQSLELTYRWAENNINIL is encoded by the coding sequence ATGAAAATTATTATTTGTGGTGCTACAGGCTTTATTGGTAGGAATTTATTAGAACACTTTTCGAGAGATCAAAGAAATGAAATTATTGCAATAAATTTCAAGAGACCACCTTTAGACGGATTCAATAACAATGTCCGATGGGTTAATACTGATTTAAGATTAGCAGGATCATTAAAAGAATATATTAATAATACTGATCTCTTCCTTCAATTTGCAGCCACTACTTCGGGCGCTAATGATATAAAAAATAGACCATATTTACATGTAACAGATAATGCCGTAATGAATTCTCATTTGCTTAGAGAATCTTTTGAATCTCATGTCAAGCATTTTATCTTTCCTAGCTGTACTGTTATGCTTGCATCATTAGAAAAACAAAAGGAAGAGGATTGGGATGAATCTACTCAAATAAACCCTACTTATTTTGGAGTTGGAAACACTAAAATATATATTGAGAAGATGTGCAAGTTTTATTCAAATCTTGGTATGAAAACAACAGTAATTAGACATTCTAATGTATTTGGACCTTACGATAAATTTGATTTAAATAAAAGCCATGTTCTTGGTGCTACTATAAGAAAAGTAATTAATTCACCACAAAAAGGTGAATTGAATGTTTGGGGAACAGGTAAGGCTAGAAGAGATTTTATATATATAAAAGATTTAATATCATTTATAGAAAAGTCATACTCTAATCAAACTGATTCTTTTGGACTCTATAACTGTGGTATGGGAGAATCTATCTCAATTAATAAACTGGCCGAATTAATAATAAGATTAAGTGGGAAAGACTTAGATATCTTTAATGATATATCAAAACCTGATATACCTACTGCCTTGTCATTGGATTGCTCAAAAGCTTTGGAAGACTTAGGATGGGAAATAAAATCAGACTTTACTCAATCATTAGAGTTAACATATAGATGGGCTGAGAATAATATAAATATTTTGTAG
- a CDS encoding NAD-dependent epimerase/dehydratase family protein — protein sequence MSNVLVTGGTGMIGRYLVELLVRDSHNVTVASLDGQELCHPNAKFKQLDLRDINNCIEACEEIEEVYHLAGVKGSPKMCREQPADFFVPTITFSLNMMEAARRAGVKKYLYTSSVGVYHPAEIFKEDDVWSTFPSENDRFAGWAKRMGELQADAYRIQYQNSSSIYSIVRPGNVYGRYDNFDPENAMVIPSLIARLYKGENPLKVWGDGCPIRDFVHASDVARAMKYVMDNNIQEPVNVSSGNPTTIKNVVEEVIRNFHNVSYEFTESTFQGDNKRLMDVSRLKSKGWNPLITLEDGIADTVKWFKEEGYLGYKRYNSFKESK from the coding sequence ATGTCTAATGTTTTAGTAACAGGTGGAACAGGAATGATAGGAAGGTATCTAGTAGAACTACTAGTTCGTGATTCTCATAATGTTACTGTCGCATCACTTGATGGACAAGAGCTTTGTCATCCCAATGCTAAATTTAAACAACTAGATCTAAGAGATATCAACAATTGCATAGAAGCCTGTGAGGAAATTGAAGAGGTTTATCATTTAGCAGGAGTCAAGGGATCTCCAAAGATGTGCAGAGAACAGCCAGCAGATTTCTTTGTGCCTACAATTACATTTAGCTTAAATATGATGGAAGCTGCTAGAAGAGCAGGTGTAAAGAAGTATCTTTATACCAGTTCAGTAGGGGTCTATCATCCAGCAGAAATATTTAAAGAAGATGATGTTTGGTCTACATTCCCTTCTGAGAATGATCGTTTTGCAGGCTGGGCAAAAAGGATGGGAGAGTTACAAGCGGATGCATATAGGATCCAGTATCAAAACTCATCATCAATATATTCAATCGTTAGACCAGGCAATGTATACGGAAGGTATGACAACTTTGACCCTGAAAATGCAATGGTCATACCTTCATTAATTGCTCGTCTATATAAAGGAGAGAATCCATTGAAAGTATGGGGAGATGGCTGTCCTATAAGAGACTTTGTACATGCATCTGATGTTGCAAGAGCAATGAAGTATGTAATGGATAATAATATTCAAGAACCAGTCAACGTATCATCTGGGAACCCTACAACAATCAAGAATGTTGTAGAAGAGGTTATTAGAAATTTCCATAATGTAAGCTATGAATTTACAGAGTCGACTTTCCAAGGAGATAACAAAAGGCTTATGGATGTTAGTCGACTCAAGAGTAAAGGGTGGAATCCATTAATTACTTTAGAGGATGGAATTGCTGATACAGTTAAATGGTTTAAGGAAGAGGGCTATTTGGGGTATAAACGCTACAATTCCTTTAAGGAGAGCAAATAA
- a CDS encoding NAD-dependent epimerase/dehydratase family protein, whose amino-acid sequence MRVFLTGGTGFVGSHFLNHAVNCGHDITAIKRYSSSPKIKLLKEPVWKRGSLDSNWKKELSVSDVLIHFASHGVLEGSNDWVNCFKTNVEKSLNLWLQAIEAGVKRLIILGSCAEYGLSALNYKYIPSNAPLIPTTAYGASKAAATMAAISLCIEHPIEVIILRPNYIYGRGQSELGFWGSLSKAALNDEDFKMTKGEQIRDFQSVQDTVRIIETYVSREIEMGKPLINNIGSGCEKTLLEFAEEQWKFLNAKGNIIPGAIPYRNNEIMRYVPLL is encoded by the coding sequence ATGAGGGTTTTTTTAACTGGAGGCACTGGTTTTGTTGGCAGCCATTTTTTAAATCATGCTGTTAATTGCGGTCATGATATAACTGCCATTAAAAGGTATAGTTCTTCTCCAAAAATCAAACTTCTTAAAGAGCCTGTTTGGAAAAGAGGTTCTTTAGACTCTAATTGGAAAAAAGAATTATCGGTCTCTGATGTTCTTATTCATTTTGCAAGCCATGGTGTTCTTGAAGGTTCAAATGATTGGGTTAACTGCTTTAAGACAAATGTGGAGAAATCCCTAAATCTATGGCTACAAGCAATTGAAGCTGGCGTAAAAAGACTTATCATCTTGGGTTCTTGTGCTGAATATGGCTTATCAGCCTTAAATTACAAATATATTCCTTCTAATGCTCCATTGATTCCTACAACTGCATATGGAGCATCAAAAGCTGCTGCTACAATGGCTGCTATTAGCTTGTGCATTGAACACCCAATAGAAGTAATAATTCTAAGACCTAACTATATATACGGTAGAGGCCAATCAGAATTAGGTTTTTGGGGATCGCTATCAAAAGCTGCTTTAAATGATGAAGACTTTAAAATGACAAAAGGCGAGCAAATTAGAGATTTTCAAAGTGTTCAAGATACAGTTCGAATAATAGAGACTTATGTGTCAAGGGAAATTGAGATGGGGAAGCCATTGATTAATAATATAGGTAGCGGCTGTGAAAAAACTCTTTTAGAATTTGCAGAAGAACAATGGAAATTTCTAAATGCAAAAGGTAATATTATTCCCGGTGCAATTCCTTATAGGAATAACGAGATCATGAGATATGTTCCATTGTTATAA
- a CDS encoding SDR family NAD(P)-dependent oxidoreductase yields the protein MSVLITGATSSIGQATKNIFSSYGKEIIQLGRNSKIDSDSLSKKQIHYFQLDFSSSKFEDDIDSVFSNIDLKSIETVVHLAAEAGDRNNISSMTYEEISRLSRINFINSIWFTKVSCDALAYRSISNNKAYIYVSTQLAKYQAPGLSIYSAAKAGMNNLCKSLAYEYGPNDLRINIVSPGKVDLINLENPIAPVKGIPLGRLATPKDIAETIYFLSSTRSSYISGTNIDVNGGR from the coding sequence ATGAGTGTATTAATAACAGGAGCTACATCTTCTATAGGTCAAGCAACAAAAAACATCTTTAGTTCATATGGCAAAGAAATAATTCAATTAGGAAGAAATTCAAAAATAGATAGTGATTCCCTTTCAAAAAAGCAAATTCATTATTTTCAGTTGGACTTTTCTTCTTCTAAGTTTGAAGATGATATAGATTCTGTATTTTCTAATATTGATCTAAAATCAATTGAAACTGTTGTTCATTTGGCAGCAGAAGCAGGAGATAGGAATAATATTTCATCAATGACTTATGAAGAGATATCCAGGTTATCTAGAATTAACTTTATAAATTCTATTTGGTTCACAAAAGTATCTTGTGATGCATTAGCTTATAGGTCTATTTCTAATAATAAGGCATATATCTATGTTTCAACTCAATTAGCTAAATATCAGGCTCCTGGGCTTTCAATCTATAGTGCAGCAAAGGCAGGTATGAATAATTTATGTAAATCACTTGCTTATGAGTATGGACCTAATGATTTAAGAATAAATATAGTCAGCCCTGGCAAGGTTGATTTAATCAACCTTGAAAACCCTATAGCTCCTGTTAAGGGAATCCCCTTAGGCAGACTAGCTACACCAAAAGATATTGCTGAAACTATATACTTTCTCTCTTCAACTAGAAGTAGCTATATTAGTGGAACAAATATAGATGTAAATGGAGGGAGATGA
- a CDS encoding DegT/DnrJ/EryC1/StrS family aminotransferase, whose amino-acid sequence MDQKISYAKTVYGKEEIDAVVKCLNESTQMGKYSRKFESKIADLFRKRYGLYVNSGSSALYLAIEACEFKEGSEVITPALTFSTTVGCLVKNNLVPVFTDIKENTYLIDTSQIEDLINDKTVAILAPNLLGNVCQWDLIRKIADKFGLVLIEDSADTLGATINNGESTGVYTDISITSFYGSHIINCAGNGGALTLNDSKIMKTAKLLRSWGRSSSLYDENSESIENRFNTCLDGIDYDAKFVFERVGYNLEGNELGAAFGLKQLNKLKENIKLRQNNFIKQFKYFSQYSDLFTNPEETKGANTAWLAYPIIINKGAPFTRKQFQIYLEERGIQTRVVFTGNILRQPMSKSFYKKVTAMGLEKSDNVMQRGVLLPVHHGMTDKMFDKLHNTIDGFIALHR is encoded by the coding sequence ATGGATCAGAAAATCTCTTATGCTAAAACTGTATATGGAAAGGAAGAGATAGATGCAGTTGTAAAGTGTCTAAATGAATCCACACAGATGGGCAAATATTCTAGGAAGTTCGAATCAAAGATAGCGGATTTATTTAGAAAGAGATATGGGCTTTATGTTAATTCAGGCTCATCAGCACTTTATTTAGCAATAGAAGCTTGTGAATTTAAAGAAGGTTCTGAGGTTATAACACCTGCGCTTACATTCTCTACAACTGTAGGGTGTTTAGTAAAGAACAATCTTGTACCAGTATTTACTGATATCAAAGAGAATACATACCTCATCGATACTAGTCAGATTGAGGATCTTATAAATGATAAAACAGTGGCTATATTAGCACCTAATTTGTTAGGTAATGTTTGCCAATGGGACTTAATACGTAAAATTGCAGACAAGTTTGGCTTGGTATTAATAGAAGATTCTGCTGATACTTTAGGTGCAACTATAAATAATGGCGAATCTACAGGAGTATATACTGATATTTCAATTACAAGTTTTTATGGTTCACATATTATTAATTGTGCAGGAAATGGTGGTGCACTTACTTTAAATGATTCAAAGATAATGAAAACTGCGAAACTTTTAAGATCATGGGGGCGCAGTTCATCATTATATGATGAAAATAGTGAGTCTATAGAAAATCGCTTTAACACTTGTCTTGATGGAATAGATTATGATGCTAAATTTGTCTTCGAAAGAGTTGGCTACAATCTTGAGGGTAATGAACTTGGAGCCGCATTTGGATTAAAGCAATTAAATAAACTCAAAGAGAATATAAAATTAAGACAAAATAACTTTATTAAGCAGTTTAAATATTTTTCTCAATATTCTGATTTATTCACAAATCCAGAAGAAACAAAAGGAGCAAATACAGCATGGCTGGCCTACCCTATTATTATAAATAAAGGAGCACCATTCACAAGAAAACAATTCCAAATATATTTAGAGGAAAGAGGTATTCAAACCAGAGTAGTTTTTACAGGGAACATATTGAGGCAGCCTATGAGTAAAAGTTTCTACAAGAAAGTAACCGCAATGGGGCTTGAAAAATCAGATAATGTTATGCAAAGAGGAGTCCTTCTACCAGTTCACCATGGAATGACTGATAAGATGTTTGATAAACTTCATAATACAATCGATGGATTTATAGCTCTACATAGATAA
- a CDS encoding D-sedoheptulose-7-phosphate isomerase, with amino-acid sequence MIDNKLIDFSYSDHIQTLDFVKSDNFSVLFKQSIDLIYSKIIKGKNIFSCGNGGSFSDSQHFIAELVVRYKRERKPFSAYALGANQSVVTASGNDYCYEDIFLREFKALSRKDDLVVGISTSGTSRNILKVIEYASENSIDWILLTSDLNTIQHSDGIIIDFPWTTTASIQESHIFFLHLLCRALDELVLGNDN; translated from the coding sequence ATGATAGATAATAAATTAATCGACTTTTCATATTCAGATCATATACAAACACTTGATTTTGTAAAGAGTGATAATTTCTCTGTTTTATTTAAGCAATCTATTGATTTAATATACTCTAAAATAATCAAGGGGAAGAATATTTTTTCTTGTGGTAATGGTGGATCATTCTCTGATTCTCAGCATTTTATAGCAGAATTAGTTGTGCGTTACAAGAGAGAAAGAAAACCTTTCTCTGCTTATGCCTTGGGAGCAAATCAATCAGTTGTTACAGCTTCAGGTAATGACTATTGTTATGAGGATATATTCCTAAGAGAATTTAAAGCACTTAGTCGCAAGGATGACTTGGTAGTTGGAATATCAACAAGTGGCACTAGTAGAAATATATTAAAAGTTATAGAATATGCATCAGAAAATTCAATAGATTGGATTCTTCTAACATCAGATCTTAATACCATACAACATAGTGACGGCATTATTATTGATTTTCCATGGACTACTACTGCCTCTATTCAGGAAAGCCATATCTTTTTCCTTCATTTATTATGTAGAGCTTTAGATGAACTTGTACTAGGTAATGATAACTAA
- the rfbG gene encoding CDP-glucose 4,6-dehydratase: MNNKNFWKQKRVLITGHTGFKGSWLSLWLKEFGSEVCGLSLEPLTQPNLFTKLNLHKILDKHCIVDINNLSKVEDTFNSFQPEIIFHLAAQPLVKKSYLEPVYTWKTNVMGTINILESLKKIKGKCAIVIVTTDKVYQNNEWQYGYRENDPLGGYDPYSSSKAAAEIAISSWRSSFFTKANSPNFNHAIASARAGNVIGGGDWSENRILPDAIKALANGAVIKVRNPASKRPWQHVLEPLSGYISLAEKLFSSEGLNNKYNSAYNFGPNQESNRSVKDLVECVLSYWPGQWEDISTINQEHEAKNLNLQIDKAFQDLNWKPKWTFEEAIKKTIYWHQSFSENPLLAKDLCISDLNDYLSD, translated from the coding sequence ATGAATAATAAGAACTTTTGGAAACAAAAAAGGGTATTAATAACTGGTCATACTGGTTTTAAAGGCTCATGGCTTTCACTTTGGTTAAAAGAATTTGGTTCTGAGGTTTGTGGATTAAGCCTTGAACCTTTAACACAGCCAAATTTATTTACCAAACTTAATTTACATAAAATCTTAGATAAACATTGCATAGTTGATATTAATAACCTTTCCAAAGTTGAGGATACATTTAATAGCTTTCAGCCAGAAATAATATTTCACTTGGCAGCGCAGCCTTTAGTAAAAAAAAGCTATCTTGAGCCAGTATATACATGGAAAACTAATGTAATGGGTACTATTAATATTTTAGAATCATTAAAGAAAATAAAAGGAAAGTGTGCCATAGTAATTGTAACTACAGATAAGGTTTATCAAAATAATGAATGGCAGTATGGATATAGAGAAAACGATCCTCTAGGCGGATATGATCCATATAGTTCAAGCAAAGCAGCAGCAGAAATTGCAATATCAAGTTGGAGATCTAGTTTTTTCACTAAAGCAAATTCACCTAATTTTAATCATGCTATAGCTTCAGCAAGAGCTGGTAATGTTATAGGAGGTGGAGATTGGTCTGAAAACAGGATATTACCTGATGCTATTAAAGCTCTTGCAAATGGAGCTGTGATAAAAGTAAGAAACCCTGCTTCAAAACGGCCTTGGCAACATGTATTAGAACCATTAAGTGGCTATATTAGTCTTGCGGAGAAACTGTTTTCTTCGGAAGGCTTAAACAATAAATACAACTCTGCATATAACTTTGGTCCCAATCAAGAATCAAACCGTTCTGTAAAAGATTTAGTTGAATGTGTCTTATCCTATTGGCCAGGTCAATGGGAAGATATAAGTACTATAAATCAAGAACATGAGGCAAAGAATCTTAATTTGCAAATAGATAAGGCATTTCAGGATCTAAATTGGAAACCAAAGTGGACATTTGAAGAAGCAATAAAAAAAACAATTTATTGGCACCAATCTTTTTCAGAAAATCCTTTATTAGCAAAAGACTTATGTATTAGTGACCTTAATGACTATTTGAGTGATTAA
- a CDS encoding glycosyltransferase, with amino-acid sequence MQHKFDVIHLSPSNKIGGAENAARQTSQIRSKYFNFNVFYINTAYHKNFILRQINFLYKYFLSVYNLTKEPPDILIASLWKSYLVALTVSIFRPNTKYIMLLHSAYNKHFAEKIVTSLFSLRTSEIWADSKTSYNNRASHLYFKHKTNYQIISFIFQNNLPFIDHSECSDFIYWGRLSPLKSIDISLRLFSLFSKENTDSKFFIIGPDDGDLERLKSLVRSFNLEEKVFFLGQLNFQQIVEISKKCKFFLQLSKKEGMAMSVVESMQLGLIPIVTSIGEISSYCVDGYNSLIFLDNDMSILVNKIKDIHSDHLRFKAMQLNAFNHWEGKPSYKKSLLKACKDLMINSYT; translated from the coding sequence ATGCAGCATAAATTTGATGTTATACATTTATCACCATCTAATAAGATTGGAGGGGCAGAGAATGCTGCAAGGCAAACGTCTCAAATTCGATCTAAATACTTTAATTTTAATGTTTTTTATATTAATACAGCTTATCACAAGAACTTCATCTTAAGGCAGATAAATTTTTTATATAAATACTTTCTTTCTGTTTATAATTTAACAAAAGAACCACCTGATATATTAATAGCCTCTTTATGGAAAAGTTATTTAGTCGCATTAACCGTTTCTATTTTTAGGCCAAATACAAAATATATCATGCTATTACATAGTGCTTATAATAAGCATTTTGCAGAAAAAATTGTGACATCTTTATTTTCATTACGTACCTCTGAAATATGGGCTGATTCCAAAACATCATATAATAATAGAGCTTCACATCTATATTTTAAACATAAGACCAATTACCAGATAATAAGTTTTATATTTCAAAATAATTTACCTTTTATAGACCACTCTGAATGTTCTGATTTTATTTATTGGGGAAGACTTTCTCCTTTAAAATCCATAGACATCTCATTGAGATTATTTTCTTTGTTTTCAAAAGAAAATACAGACTCTAAATTTTTTATTATAGGACCAGACGATGGTGATCTTGAACGATTGAAATCTCTAGTACGATCTTTTAATTTAGAAGAGAAAGTTTTTTTTCTAGGACAATTAAATTTTCAGCAGATTGTAGAAATTTCAAAGAAATGTAAGTTCTTTCTACAATTAAGTAAGAAAGAAGGCATGGCAATGTCTGTTGTGGAATCCATGCAATTGGGGCTTATTCCAATAGTAACTAGTATAGGGGAAATTAGTTCCTACTGCGTTGATGGATACAACTCCCTAATATTCTTAGATAATGATATGTCAATATTGGTTAATAAAATAAAAGATATTCATTCTGACCATTTAAGATTTAAGGCGATGCAATTAAATGCATTTAACCATTGGGAAGGTAAACCAAGTTATAAAAAAAGTTTATTAAAAGCATGTAAGGATTTAATGATAAATAGCTATACATAA
- a CDS encoding nucleotidyltransferase family protein yields MCGGKGTRFQEVSSTLPKILVKINKNQTMLDWLANDYLPQNSEIILATGHLHNIIENYISSVNYRSRITFSKENQPLGTGGALALASRLIKTKDFIALNGDTIQEVNLLEFLQKTNMDDSVKLNIACTDNNYDDSGSIHIDYNNYIIKFAEKTLPEKQHHLSKIYTSIGLYRCKTEYFRSQSVISSSLESDIIPMLVKEKSVKATPFSVKFHDYGTLDRYKKMNKR; encoded by the coding sequence TTGTGTGGAGGGAAAGGTACACGATTTCAAGAGGTATCTAGTACTTTACCTAAAATACTGGTAAAAATAAACAAAAATCAAACTATGCTTGATTGGTTGGCCAATGATTACCTCCCACAAAATTCAGAAATAATTTTAGCCACAGGTCATCTTCATAACATAATTGAAAATTACATCTCCTCAGTTAACTATCGTTCAAGGATAACCTTCTCCAAAGAAAATCAGCCTTTAGGAACTGGAGGAGCACTTGCTCTAGCTTCAAGACTAATAAAAACCAAAGACTTTATTGCTCTTAATGGAGATACAATTCAAGAAGTAAACTTACTTGAATTCTTACAAAAAACTAATATGGATGATTCAGTTAAGCTGAATATTGCATGTACTGATAATAATTATGATGATTCCGGATCTATCCATATAGATTATAATAACTATATTATAAAATTTGCTGAAAAGACATTACCTGAAAAACAACATCACTTATCTAAAATATACACAAGTATAGGCTTATATAGATGTAAAACAGAATACTTTAGGAGTCAGAGCGTAATTTCATCTTCCTTGGAATCAGATATTATCCCTATGCTTGTAAAAGAAAAGTCTGTAAAGGCAACTCCATTCAGTGTTAAATTTCATGATTACGGCACATTAGATAGATACAAAAAAATGAATAAGAGATAA